A stretch of Carya illinoinensis cultivar Pawnee chromosome 14, C.illinoinensisPawnee_v1, whole genome shotgun sequence DNA encodes these proteins:
- the LOC122293924 gene encoding licodione synthase-like produces MVLELQILALFLLFLILTILYRIFPFQSKLPPSPIALPIIGHFHLLGPLIHHSFHKLSLRYGPLFSLRLGSVPCIVASTPEYAKLLLKNNDLSFSSRMQTIAISHLTYNSAYAFAPYGPYWKFMRRLSTNELLGSHTMKNFLSLREREYRRLLRFLAGKSEAGEAVNVTEELLKLSNNVISEMMLGRAEEARSVVRDLTRILGEFNVSDYIWFCKHLDLQGFGKRIEDIHGRFDALAEKVIAEREELRKKKENGEREDTGDDQPRVKDFIDILLDFSGDESSEIKLTRVHIKALIVDFFSAGTDTTAIATEWALAELINHPEVLKRARKEIEDVVKSKRLVNETDAPNLPYVQAILKETFRLHPPLPLVTRKCVQDCKIGNYVIPTNTMLFVNVWAIGRDPTCWENPLEFQPERFLKSDHEKNMGPIDVRGQHFELLPFGSGTRLCPGLNLAMQELPTLLAAMIQCFDFKVVGKHGKLIDDEQDIALVDMDERPGLTAPRACDLVCVPVARFKQLNILDT; encoded by the exons aTGGTTCTAGAGCTCCAAATCCTTGCcctcttccttctttttctaaTCTTAACCATTCTCTATAGAATTTTCCCATTTCAATCGAAGCTGCCACCAAGCCCTATAGCATTACCAATAATAGGGCATTTCCATCTCCTCGGCCCTCTCATCCACCATTCTTTCCACAAACTCTCCCTTCGTTATGGTCCTTTGTTTTCCCTCCGTCTTGGCTCAGTCCCATGCATCGTAGCCTCGACACCAGAATATGCAAAATTGCTTTTGAAAAACAACGATCTTTCCTTCAGTTCACGTATGCAGACCATCGCCATTTCCCACCTTACCTATAACTCTGCCTATGCATTTGCGCCGTATGGACCGTATTGGAAGTTCATGCGGAGGTTGAGCACAAACGAGCTCTTGGGAAGCCATACTATGAAGAACTTCCTCTCACTTCGAGAAAGGGAATACCGCCGGCTCTTGCGGTTTTTAGCCGGCAAGTCTGAGGCTGGCGAGGCTGTCAATGTTACGGAGGAGTTGTTGAAGTTGTCCAACAATGTCATCTCTGAAATGATGCTTGGTCGGGCCGAGGAGGCTAGGTCTGTAGTGCGTGACCTGACGCGGATTTTAGGGGAGTTTAATGTGTCTGATTACATATGGTTTTGCAAGCATCTGGATTTGCAGGGATTTGGTAAGAGGATTGAGGACATTCATGGGAGGTTCGATGCTTTGGCGGAGAAAGTTATTGCAGAGCGTGAAGAGCTgaggaaaaagaaggaaaatggaGAAAGAGAAGATACTGGTGATGATCAGCCTCGGGTCAAGGATTTTATTGACATATTGCTTGATTTTTCAGGGGATGAAAGCTCGGAGATAAAGCTGACTAGGGTTCATATCAAAGCCCTCATCGTT GATTTCTTCTCAGCAGGCACAGATACAACAGCAATTGCAACTGAATGGGCATTAGCAGAGCTTATCAACCATCCCGAGGTGCTGAAAAGAGCTCGCAAGGAGATTGAGGATgttgtcaaaagtaaaagattagtgAACGAAACAGATGCTCCAAATCTTCCGTACGTCCAAGCCATCTTAAAGGAAACCTTTAGGCTTCACCCACCACTGCCTTTGGTCACAAGAAAATGTGTACAAGATTGTAAGATTGGAAACTATGTCATCCCAACAAACACTATGTTGTTTGTGAATGTGTGGGCCATTGGAAGGGACCCCACTTGTTGGGAAAACCCACTGGAATTTCAACCTGAGAGGTTTTTAAAATCTGATCATGAGAAAAATATGGGTCCCATAGATGTTAGAGGACAGCATTTCGAACTTTTGCCATTTGGATCTGGGACGAGGCTTTGCCCTGGCCTCAACTTGGCCATGCAAGAGTTGCCTACATTGCTTGCGGCTATGATCCAGTGCTTCGATTTTAAGGTGGTTGGGAAACATGGCAAGTTAATTGATGACGAACAAGATATTGCTCTTGTTGATATGGATGAGCGGCCAGGATTGACAGCCCCAAGAGCCTGTGATCTTGTTTGTGTACCAGTAGCGCGCTTCAAGCAACTTAATATCCTTGACACATAA